A single window of Calditrichota bacterium DNA harbors:
- a CDS encoding C1 family peptidase — MKRMKIIFWVTGVFLLMGFGTLWAQSTTDGAITPKMLQSFQASFKIDAHTRAIMNAVTQNDLKKLAVNHRMLMGYDSLFSHRIKTYGITNQARSGRCWLFAGLNILRPVVQKKLQIKSFEFSESYPFFWDKLEKANFFLESIIKTRQKPLTDRKVEFLLKHPFPDGGQWNFVVALVKKYGLVPKNVMPETHQSSSTGVMNQLINRKLRKDAAILRGLGQKGVSLSKLRERKTAMLGEVYRILAINFGVPPTQFQWRYKDKDGKLSPLKTYTPKSFFEQVVGTHLDDYVCLYNCPSHPYNKLFQISLDRNMANYSDMTFVNLPIDSLKTYTFKSIMADEPVWFGCDVGKESYIKRGIMAPSIYDYSDIYGVDFNLTKKERILYHDSVPTHAMVFTGVDVLNNKPVKWLVENSWGTKAGSKGFLIMFDKWFNHYVYEVVINKKYLPGSVLKILKTKPTVLPPWDPMYAIIGN; from the coding sequence ATGAAGCGAATGAAGATTATTTTCTGGGTGACAGGGGTTTTTCTGCTGATGGGTTTTGGCACACTTTGGGCACAATCGACCACTGACGGCGCCATTACACCCAAAATGCTCCAATCATTTCAAGCATCTTTCAAAATAGACGCTCACACGCGAGCCATCATGAATGCCGTAACCCAAAACGACCTTAAAAAACTGGCCGTTAATCACCGGATGCTCATGGGCTACGACAGCCTTTTTTCGCATCGAATCAAAACCTACGGCATTACCAACCAGGCGCGAAGCGGCCGCTGCTGGCTGTTTGCGGGACTGAATATTTTGCGTCCCGTTGTTCAGAAAAAGTTACAGATCAAAAGCTTTGAATTCTCCGAAAGCTACCCTTTTTTCTGGGACAAACTGGAAAAGGCCAATTTCTTTTTGGAATCTATTATTAAAACCCGGCAAAAACCGCTCACAGACCGGAAGGTGGAATTTCTTCTGAAACACCCCTTCCCGGACGGCGGACAATGGAACTTTGTGGTAGCTCTGGTAAAAAAGTACGGCCTTGTTCCTAAAAATGTCATGCCGGAAACACATCAGAGCAGCAGTACCGGCGTCATGAACCAATTGATCAACCGAAAACTGCGGAAAGACGCCGCCATTCTGAGGGGATTGGGGCAAAAAGGGGTCAGCCTGAGCAAATTGCGTGAACGAAAAACAGCCATGCTGGGAGAAGTCTACCGAATTCTGGCGATTAATTTCGGTGTCCCGCCCACACAGTTCCAGTGGCGTTACAAAGACAAGGATGGGAAACTTTCTCCTTTGAAAACCTACACCCCCAAAAGCTTTTTTGAACAGGTTGTCGGAACCCATCTGGACGATTATGTTTGCCTGTATAATTGTCCCTCCCATCCGTACAACAAACTGTTTCAAATCAGTTTGGATCGAAATATGGCCAATTATTCCGATATGACCTTTGTAAATCTCCCGATTGACAGCCTGAAAACCTACACCTTTAAATCGATAATGGCTGACGAACCCGTCTGGTTCGGTTGCGATGTGGGAAAGGAGAGCTATATTAAACGGGGTATTATGGCTCCGTCCATTTACGACTACAGCGATATTTACGGCGTTGATTTCAATCTCACAAAAAAAGAACGTATTTTGTACCACGACAGCGTACCGACCCATGCCATGGTTTTTACCGGCGTCGATGTACTGAATAACAAACCCGTCAAATGGCTGGTGGAAAACAGCTGGGGAACAAAAGCCGGAAGCAAGGGATTTTTAATCATGTTTGACAAATGGTTCAATCACTACGTGTACGAGGTTGTTATCAACAAAAAATATCTTCCTGGCTCGGTTTTGAAAATTTTAAAAACGAAACCCACCGTTTTGCCTCCATGGGATCCCATGTACGCAATTATTGGTAATTAA
- a CDS encoding S46 family peptidase codes for MKRKWLQRLGAVFVAAVLTLSLAQFSLARPDEGMWTFDNPPTKQLQEKYGFTPTKEWLDHVRLSSVRFMDGGSGSFVSPNGLVMTNHHVAIGQLQKISTAKKNYVQTGFYAATPDQELKSSDLEVNVLVSMENVTDRVMSAVKKGMTDEQALKARQARIAKIERESLKKTGLRSNVISLYHGGEYWLYRYKKYTDVRLVFAPERQAAYFGGDSDNFTYPRYDLDVAFFRVYENGKPIHSANYLKWNSKGARENELVFVSGNPGSTDRLYTYAQLLYQRDYRYPLALAYIKSWIKNLREYASRGPEQQRRALVHIFGLSNAEKAMTGEYQGLLDPKLMAKRKQAEEAFRKKIASNPEWQAKYGDAWDTIAEITKKQEAHAKQQMFQRVIGSKLARIATTIVEYVEEVKKPDAKRLDGFHEAELPSLKFRLFSPAPIYPDFEEANLAWGLQLSLNELGPDDPFIKAVLNGKSPQEVAKDLVSGTRLADVKFRKELIKGGKKAVEKSKDPMIVLARRIDPILRKNHQWYKKNIESVLTPATEKIAQARFAVYGKDIYPDATFTLRLSYGTVKGYPMNGTKAPYKTTLYGVYDRSLSFDSTGDYRLPQRFWDRKDSLDLSTPVNFVSTCDIIGGNSGSPVINRKAEVVGLIFDGNIESLPGRFVYDETKNRAVAVHTAYIIEGLRKLYDAGKLADEIEGK; via the coding sequence ATGAAAAGAAAATGGCTTCAACGTTTGGGAGCCGTGTTTGTGGCAGCTGTATTGACCCTTTCACTGGCTCAGTTTTCATTGGCCCGCCCGGATGAGGGCATGTGGACATTTGACAACCCACCAACCAAGCAATTACAGGAAAAATATGGATTTACCCCAACAAAAGAATGGTTGGATCACGTTCGCCTGTCCAGTGTGCGTTTTATGGACGGCGGATCCGGCTCGTTTGTAAGTCCCAATGGCCTGGTGATGACCAATCACCATGTGGCGATCGGACAATTGCAAAAGATTTCGACGGCGAAAAAAAACTACGTCCAGACGGGCTTTTACGCCGCCACACCGGATCAGGAACTTAAAAGCTCCGATCTGGAAGTAAACGTTCTGGTTTCCATGGAGAATGTCACGGATCGTGTGATGTCGGCCGTCAAAAAGGGGATGACGGATGAGCAGGCCCTAAAGGCCCGCCAGGCCCGGATTGCAAAAATTGAAAGGGAGAGCCTCAAGAAAACCGGCCTGCGCTCCAATGTAATCAGTCTTTACCATGGGGGAGAATACTGGCTGTACCGCTACAAAAAGTACACGGACGTGCGGCTGGTGTTTGCCCCGGAACGGCAGGCAGCCTACTTTGGCGGGGATTCTGACAATTTTACTTATCCCCGTTACGATCTGGATGTTGCCTTTTTCCGCGTGTATGAAAACGGAAAGCCCATCCATTCAGCCAATTACCTCAAGTGGAATTCCAAAGGAGCCCGTGAGAATGAATTGGTTTTCGTCTCCGGAAATCCCGGATCGACCGACCGCCTGTACACCTACGCCCAACTTTTGTACCAACGCGACTACCGCTACCCCCTGGCTCTGGCGTACATCAAATCCTGGATCAAAAATCTCAGAGAATATGCCAGCCGGGGTCCCGAGCAACAGCGCCGGGCACTGGTTCACATCTTCGGACTTTCAAATGCCGAAAAGGCCATGACCGGTGAATATCAGGGACTGCTTGATCCCAAATTAATGGCCAAGCGAAAACAAGCCGAAGAAGCGTTTCGCAAAAAGATTGCATCCAATCCTGAATGGCAGGCAAAATACGGAGATGCCTGGGATACGATCGCCGAGATCACCAAGAAGCAGGAAGCCCATGCCAAACAGCAGATGTTTCAACGGGTGATCGGATCAAAATTAGCCCGTATTGCCACAACCATTGTGGAATACGTGGAGGAAGTTAAAAAGCCCGATGCCAAACGTCTGGACGGTTTTCACGAGGCCGAACTTCCAAGCCTGAAATTCCGGCTCTTCTCTCCCGCGCCCATTTACCCCGACTTTGAAGAAGCCAATCTCGCCTGGGGACTTCAGCTGTCCCTAAACGAGCTGGGGCCGGATGATCCCTTCATTAAAGCCGTTTTGAACGGGAAATCCCCTCAGGAAGTGGCGAAAGATTTGGTCAGCGGAACCCGTTTGGCCGATGTAAAATTCCGGAAAGAACTCATCAAAGGCGGGAAAAAGGCCGTTGAAAAAAGCAAAGACCCCATGATCGTTCTGGCGCGAAGGATCGATCCTATTCTGCGGAAAAATCACCAATGGTACAAAAAGAATATTGAGAGCGTGCTGACACCCGCCACCGAAAAGATCGCTCAGGCACGGTTTGCCGTTTACGGAAAGGACATTTACCCGGATGCCACATTTACGCTTCGGTTGTCCTACGGCACCGTCAAGGGATATCCCATGAACGGAACCAAAGCCCCTTACAAAACCACCCTTTACGGTGTGTACGATCGGTCGCTCAGTTTTGACAGCACGGGCGATTACCGATTGCCCCAGCGCTTCTGGGATCGCAAGGACAGCCTGGATCTTTCCACACCGGTTAATTTCGTCAGTACCTGCGATATTATCGGCGGAAATTCCGGTTCGCCGGTAATCAACCGCAAAGCCGAGGTTGTAGGCTTGATTTTCGACGGCAATATTGAAAGTCTGCCGGGACGATTTGTGTACGATGAAACCAAAAATCGCGCAGTTGCTGTACATACAGCGTACATTATTGAAGGACTCCGAAAATTGTACGACGCCGGAAAATTGGCGGATGAAATTGAAGGAAAGTAA
- a CDS encoding NAAT family transporter, producing the protein MLSFAFQVFMGFFAIMNPFGNIPIFLGLVEDLDEPVKKKIAKKSTITAFVIVFLFSVGGNLIFRLFGITLPAFRIAGGILIFAIAFELLNGKKSRQHHLRDEETDEIEDPTAIAITPLGIPILAGPGTITTAMSFVGNHTHLVNIAIVIAIFFIMCLITYVFFIFSDKILSKLGLSWISLLSRLMGLILAVIAVQMMLEGIRQALPGL; encoded by the coding sequence ATGCTGTCTTTTGCATTTCAGGTGTTTATGGGCTTTTTTGCGATTATGAATCCGTTTGGGAATATCCCGATTTTTCTGGGATTGGTCGAGGACCTGGACGAACCCGTCAAAAAGAAAATTGCAAAAAAGTCGACGATTACCGCGTTTGTCATTGTGTTTCTCTTTTCTGTTGGCGGAAATCTCATCTTCCGTCTTTTCGGAATCACCTTGCCGGCCTTTCGCATTGCAGGCGGCATCCTGATTTTTGCCATTGCATTTGAATTGCTCAACGGAAAAAAATCTCGTCAACACCACCTGCGGGACGAAGAGACGGATGAGATCGAAGATCCCACCGCCATTGCCATCACCCCTCTGGGAATTCCCATTCTGGCTGGTCCGGGAACCATTACAACAGCCATGTCCTTCGTCGGGAATCACACCCATTTGGTGAATATTGCCATTGTGATTGCCATTTTCTTCATCATGTGTCTCATTACGTACGTATTTTTTATTTTCAGCGACAAAATTTTATCCAAATTGGGCCTTTCCTGGATCAGCTTGTTGTCGCGTCTTATGGGACTTATTCTGGCCGTTATTGCCGTTCAAATGATGCTGGAGGGCATTCGGCAGGCACTCCCGGGGCTATGA
- a CDS encoding diacylglycerol kinase family lipid kinase has translation MASQKLKIILNPISKPLKILLFLQPAIDLLEKAGYEVDLKKCLRYGDAEIEAKKAAESGVYDIIVAAGGDGTYNQVINGIMGTDIPLGLIPLGTSNVLMRSLGFPLNPIDAAKIILEGNLKKWDLGLANGRYFAIMASCGFDAFATEKTNLKLKRLIGKNAYIFAALQNLPTYRPYPMRVVLDGHETHYRPIFVNVANAAFYGGSYQLTPDARMDDGLLDVFLFDSRSLNRLIYFALRVILNLPLNLREISIVRAKTVELQAPGRVPYQIDGDAFGALPMTISIRPKAIPIITPGNLIKRYERSGHLEHLKAVGSLLSKVNHNRS, from the coding sequence ATGGCATCTCAAAAACTAAAAATTATTCTTAATCCAATCTCAAAACCGTTAAAAATTCTGCTTTTTTTGCAGCCCGCAATTGACCTTTTGGAGAAGGCCGGCTACGAAGTCGACCTCAAGAAATGTCTGCGTTACGGTGATGCGGAAATTGAAGCCAAAAAAGCGGCAGAAAGCGGGGTGTACGATATCATTGTGGCCGCAGGCGGCGACGGCACTTACAACCAGGTGATTAACGGAATCATGGGGACGGATATTCCGCTCGGCCTGATTCCGCTCGGTACGAGCAATGTACTGATGCGATCTCTGGGATTTCCGCTCAACCCGATTGACGCCGCCAAAATTATTCTCGAGGGAAATCTAAAAAAATGGGATTTGGGCCTGGCCAACGGACGCTATTTTGCCATCATGGCCAGCTGCGGATTCGACGCCTTCGCCACCGAAAAAACGAATCTGAAACTCAAACGCCTGATTGGCAAAAACGCCTACATTTTCGCGGCTCTTCAAAACCTTCCAACCTATCGCCCCTATCCGATGCGGGTTGTCCTGGACGGCCACGAAACGCATTACCGGCCCATTTTTGTTAACGTGGCCAATGCAGCATTTTATGGAGGCAGCTACCAACTTACACCGGACGCCAGGATGGACGACGGTCTGCTGGACGTATTTCTTTTCGACAGTCGAAGCCTTAACCGTCTGATTTACTTTGCGCTTCGCGTAATTTTGAATCTGCCGCTGAACCTTCGGGAAATCTCCATTGTGAGGGCAAAAACGGTAGAACTTCAGGCTCCCGGACGCGTCCCTTACCAGATTGACGGTGACGCCTTCGGGGCTCTTCCGATGACTATTTCGATTCGCCCCAAAGCCATTCCAATCATTACCCCGGGAAATCTAATCAAACGCTATGAGCGATCGGGGCATCTGGAACACTTGAAAGCCGTCGGATCTTTACTATCGAAGGTCAATCATAACAGGAGTTAG
- a CDS encoding stage II sporulation protein M, which produces MTAAHIGYFDTYKDVFATLNWDLIGFSAIFFMIGVLMAPTIIERNLRWLTAYPEWAFQKIERFVEKKPSVLKLFLVIFLLNTLSILLVYLSGFTIVLPFFLIIWSGINSGILLYKNTGGGIALVLFFLNPVALFELPANWIGFSLPLEMSLFYFHTFTYKTVLQTFQRNFFIFLWLVIPLLVLAALIEASLIHKFGTGTDESNNNGQDT; this is translated from the coding sequence ATGACGGCCGCACACATCGGATACTTCGACACCTACAAGGATGTTTTCGCCACGCTAAACTGGGACCTAATTGGGTTTTCAGCCATTTTTTTTATGATTGGCGTTCTTATGGCGCCCACCATCATCGAACGCAATCTGCGGTGGCTCACAGCTTATCCGGAATGGGCTTTCCAGAAAATTGAACGATTTGTCGAAAAAAAGCCTTCTGTGCTTAAGTTGTTTTTGGTTATTTTTTTGCTAAATACACTTTCGATCCTGCTGGTGTATCTCTCCGGATTCACCATCGTTTTGCCCTTTTTCCTGATCATTTGGTCGGGGATCAATTCCGGAATTTTACTCTACAAGAACACCGGCGGGGGCATTGCGCTGGTTCTCTTTTTTTTAAATCCCGTGGCTCTTTTTGAGCTGCCTGCAAACTGGATCGGATTTTCTCTTCCTCTTGAAATGAGTCTGTTTTATTTTCACACCTTTACGTATAAAACGGTTCTCCAGACATTCCAGAGAAATTTTTTTATTTTTCTGTGGTTGGTCATTCCTCTCCTGGTTCTGGCGGCTTTGATTGAAGCCAGCCTCATCCACAAATTCGGAACAGGGACAGATGAATCAAACAACAACGGGCAGGATACCTAA
- a CDS encoding MFS transporter translates to MARIPRNIKILGWVSFLTDVSSEMILPILPLFLKNVLKASMTSIGVIEGVAEATASLLKVVSGYWSDKAGKRKPFILAGYSLSAFAKPVLALTTAWWQVLAIRFTDRVGKGLRTPPRDALIADTSAVAQRGKSFGFHRAMDTLGAALGTLIAFLLLTWKVEAYRLVFVLSIIPGLLAVCVLVFLLKETPIAKQKITPDTSPEHDSGPLPLRLLLLMGIMVVFTFANVSYAFFILKINAIGISAALVPLVYLFYNLVYAALAMPVGMLSDKIGRERILLSGFFIMVFLLWGFSRALLSWQAWVLFFFYGITSAIVETIPRAWISDWARQAHRGSALGLYHTLVGLAALPASIVFGAIWHSYGSSVAFTYAMVISIASFVLLAIFRRVYS, encoded by the coding sequence ATGGCCAGAATACCACGAAATATTAAAATTCTGGGGTGGGTGAGTTTTCTAACGGATGTTTCTTCCGAAATGATTCTCCCCATTCTGCCGCTTTTTCTGAAAAATGTACTCAAAGCCAGTATGACCTCTATCGGTGTTATTGAGGGGGTTGCTGAGGCAACGGCCAGTTTGTTGAAGGTTGTCTCCGGGTATTGGTCGGATAAAGCCGGAAAGCGAAAGCCGTTTATTCTGGCCGGGTACAGCCTTTCTGCGTTTGCGAAACCCGTTCTCGCCCTGACCACCGCCTGGTGGCAGGTGTTGGCCATTCGGTTCACGGATCGGGTAGGCAAGGGCCTGCGCACCCCTCCACGGGATGCCCTGATTGCGGACACCAGCGCCGTGGCTCAGCGTGGCAAATCGTTTGGCTTTCATCGGGCAATGGACACCCTGGGAGCGGCCCTCGGGACCCTGATTGCCTTTCTTCTTCTGACATGGAAGGTCGAAGCCTACCGCCTGGTTTTTGTGCTGTCCATTATCCCGGGATTACTGGCCGTATGTGTTCTCGTATTCCTTCTGAAAGAGACCCCAATAGCGAAACAAAAAATCACGCCCGACACATCTCCGGAACACGATTCAGGTCCTCTCCCGCTGCGTTTGCTGCTGCTCATGGGAATTATGGTCGTGTTTACATTCGCGAATGTCAGCTACGCTTTTTTTATTCTGAAGATAAATGCCATCGGTATTTCTGCTGCCCTGGTTCCGTTGGTGTATCTCTTTTACAATCTGGTTTACGCCGCTCTGGCCATGCCCGTTGGCATGCTTTCGGATAAAATCGGCCGTGAGCGGATTTTATTGAGCGGCTTTTTTATCATGGTCTTTCTGTTGTGGGGATTCTCCCGGGCCCTTTTAAGCTGGCAGGCCTGGGTGTTGTTTTTTTTCTACGGAATAACGAGTGCCATTGTGGAAACCATCCCCCGCGCCTGGATTTCTGACTGGGCAAGACAGGCCCACCGGGGGTCGGCGCTGGGACTCTACCATACGCTTGTCGGCCTGGCGGCTCTTCCGGCCAGCATTGTTTTCGGTGCGATCTGGCATTCGTACGGCTCCTCGGTTGCGTTTACCTATGCGATGGTTATTTCAATCGCTTCGTTTGTCTTACTGGCGATTTTCAGGAGAGTGTATTCATGA
- a CDS encoding MBL fold metallo-hydrolase: MALKITFIGHASVLISYGDRHYLVDPVYNRGVVFFHRKTPPGIPLDQLPPIHGIFISHGHYDHFDQWTLKKFPGSTPLFVAKGLGVYVRKLGFSSVLELSAWQTASLDDLRITATPAHHSGKQPFFHKPSVFIGFVLEHPEGTVYFSGDSGYFPGFKDIGKRFKIDVAILPIGAYRPKKNLKKHMNPPDALRAFKDLGARWMIPIHWGTFHLGWEPLNEPIIWLQDLIQGKNLPVRILNPGESASFK; encoded by the coding sequence ATGGCGTTAAAAATCACATTTATTGGACATGCTTCCGTTTTAATCTCATATGGCGATCGACATTATTTGGTGGACCCGGTTTACAACCGGGGCGTTGTCTTTTTTCACCGAAAAACGCCTCCCGGTATTCCGCTCGATCAGCTTCCTCCCATACACGGGATTTTTATTTCTCACGGACATTACGATCATTTCGATCAGTGGACTCTGAAAAAATTCCCCGGGTCAACTCCCCTGTTCGTAGCAAAAGGGTTGGGAGTTTACGTGCGGAAGCTGGGATTTTCGTCTGTTCTGGAACTGAGCGCCTGGCAGACAGCATCCCTCGATGACCTTCGGATAACGGCAACGCCCGCACACCATTCGGGGAAACAACCTTTTTTTCACAAACCCAGTGTTTTCATCGGATTTGTTCTGGAACATCCCGAGGGAACCGTTTATTTTTCGGGGGATTCCGGCTATTTCCCCGGATTCAAAGACATTGGGAAACGATTTAAAATAGATGTGGCCATTTTGCCTATCGGCGCCTACCGCCCGAAAAAGAATCTGAAAAAGCACATGAATCCACCGGATGCCCTGCGGGCATTTAAGGACCTCGGGGCACGATGGATGATCCCCATCCATTGGGGAACATTTCACTTGGGCTGGGAACCGCTCAATGAACCCATTATCTGGCTGCAAGACCTCATACAGGGGAAAAATCTGCCGGTAAGAATTTTAAATCCCGGAGAAAGTGCGAGTTTTAAATAA
- a CDS encoding efflux RND transporter permease subunit, with the protein MKLPELGVKRPVTSIVVFVAILVVGIYSLANLALDLMPDISFPSMSIVTTYPGASAEDVESRVTKVIENSVATVPNIDEVSSVSKENVSAITLKFNWGTNLAEAANDVRDNLDMITPYLPDDANKPMIFKFSMSMIPVMFLGVQADQSYDNLWDIVDKQIVDPLKRVPGVGTAFAFGGKQRQINIILDRTRLEAYNISLDQITSLLKANNLNMPGGPIAIGRKEYQLRVPGEFKNLEQIRDLVVGATKYGIPIHLKDLAEVENGFKEETWNVRVNKKHGIMIWVQKQSGANTVEVSKAIQKKLKEIQPLLPSDVKMRIIMDSSVFINRSISQLTSTILWGGLLVFLVVLLFLQNIKGSIIVALTIPFSLIIAFLFLYLAGYTINIMSLSSLAIAIGMVVDNGIVVFENIFRHRYQLHREAEEAAIFGSSEIGNAISASTLTTIAIFLPIIFIHGIIGVLFKELGWVIIIVLLASLFAALFFTPMLASLGLKEPRLKKPKTRLFRFISDQIGAGFEWLTQTYTKLLSWAFDHKGKTILYGLLIFIVSLSLLKFIPTEFMPEMDQGQIEGIVETPAGTKLSVLEGIMKQVEGIVFKDVPERQNVLVRSGASPFSGVALAMGQKEGQNYGRLIIQLKPKKQRHRSDKEIAHFLAGRIRKIPGVSDVDFSQQDPFAQMFSGGKPVSIEIYGYNLALTDSLARLILKKMQTIPGITNAEISRQSGQPELWIQVDRAKAAALGLNMASIATAIRTQVFGSTASLYRKGGNEYDIYVRLREQDRVGLNDLSALPVMSVTGKQIPLSNFASIIEERGPVELDRKNQSRVVTVSSNIYGRKLGQVTTDLKKQLATITVPPGVEIKFAGSIEQQRKSFQTLGWALIVGFLLVYLVMAAQFESFIDPFIIMFSVPFAIIGVLWALFLTGLSLNVNSLFGMVMLTGIVVNNAIVLIDYVNILRGRGKALRTAILEAGRTRLRPVLMTAFTTIFGLLPMALSRGEGSETWVPLAVAVIGGLLVSTLITLVFVPTLYAVVESKLRGKRTFHRLEEI; encoded by the coding sequence ATGAAATTACCAGAATTAGGCGTTAAACGCCCGGTAACATCGATTGTCGTTTTTGTGGCCATTTTAGTGGTCGGTATTTACAGTCTTGCCAATCTGGCTCTGGATTTGATGCCGGACATCAGTTTCCCGAGCATGAGTATTGTGACCACCTATCCCGGTGCGTCGGCCGAAGATGTGGAAAGCCGCGTCACAAAGGTCATTGAAAACAGCGTAGCAACTGTTCCCAACATTGATGAAGTGTCATCGGTTTCAAAAGAAAATGTTTCGGCCATTACGCTGAAATTCAACTGGGGAACCAATCTGGCCGAAGCCGCCAACGATGTTCGCGACAATCTGGACATGATTACCCCCTACCTTCCCGATGACGCAAACAAACCCATGATTTTCAAATTCAGCATGAGCATGATTCCCGTCATGTTTTTGGGGGTTCAGGCAGACCAGAGTTACGACAATCTCTGGGATATTGTGGACAAGCAGATCGTCGATCCCCTAAAGCGGGTGCCGGGCGTCGGAACCGCCTTTGCATTCGGCGGAAAACAACGGCAAATCAACATTATTCTGGATCGGACCCGTCTGGAAGCCTACAATATTTCACTGGATCAAATTACCAGTCTGTTGAAGGCAAATAATCTGAACATGCCGGGCGGACCCATTGCCATCGGGCGCAAGGAATACCAGTTGCGTGTGCCCGGGGAGTTCAAGAATTTGGAACAGATCCGGGATCTGGTTGTGGGAGCCACAAAATACGGCATTCCCATTCATCTGAAAGATCTGGCAGAGGTTGAAAACGGATTTAAAGAAGAAACCTGGAATGTGCGGGTAAACAAGAAGCACGGAATTATGATCTGGGTTCAGAAGCAGTCGGGAGCCAACACAGTAGAAGTGAGCAAGGCCATCCAGAAAAAGCTGAAAGAAATTCAACCCCTGCTTCCGTCGGATGTAAAAATGCGGATTATCATGGATTCCTCTGTTTTCATAAATCGATCCATCAGCCAGTTGACGTCCACCATTTTATGGGGCGGTCTGCTGGTTTTTCTGGTCGTTTTACTCTTTCTGCAAAATATCAAAGGAAGCATTATTGTTGCGTTAACCATCCCCTTTTCGCTGATTATTGCCTTTCTGTTTCTCTACCTGGCCGGATACACCATTAATATCATGTCCCTGTCCAGTCTGGCCATTGCAATAGGCATGGTGGTGGATAATGGAATCGTTGTTTTTGAAAACATTTTCCGCCACCGCTACCAGCTCCATCGGGAAGCAGAAGAGGCCGCCATTTTTGGTTCATCCGAAATTGGAAATGCAATTAGCGCCTCTACACTGACCACCATTGCCATTTTCCTGCCCATTATTTTTATCCACGGCATTATCGGGGTTCTTTTTAAAGAATTGGGCTGGGTAATCATTATCGTACTTCTGGCCTCTCTTTTTGCGGCCCTATTTTTTACACCCATGCTGGCTTCTCTCGGGTTAAAAGAACCCCGGCTTAAAAAACCCAAGACCAGACTCTTTCGGTTTATCTCCGACCAAATCGGTGCGGGTTTTGAGTGGCTGACCCAGACGTACACAAAACTCCTTAGCTGGGCCTTCGATCACAAGGGAAAAACTATTCTCTACGGGCTGTTGATTTTTATTGTCAGCCTGAGTTTGTTGAAATTTATTCCCACAGAATTTATGCCCGAAATGGATCAGGGACAAATTGAAGGAATTGTTGAAACGCCTGCCGGAACCAAGCTGTCCGTTTTGGAGGGCATTATGAAGCAGGTTGAAGGCATTGTTTTTAAAGATGTTCCTGAGCGGCAAAACGTGCTGGTCCGGAGCGGGGCTTCCCCATTTTCCGGAGTGGCCCTCGCGATGGGGCAAAAAGAGGGACAAAACTACGGGCGTTTAATCATTCAGCTAAAACCCAAAAAACAACGGCATCGCTCGGATAAAGAAATTGCCCATTTTCTGGCGGGGAGAATCCGGAAAATTCCGGGGGTTTCGGATGTTGATTTCAGCCAGCAAGACCCCTTTGCCCAGATGTTCTCCGGAGGAAAGCCGGTGTCAATAGAAATTTACGGCTACAATCTGGCCCTAACGGATTCCCTGGCCAGGCTCATTCTGAAAAAAATGCAAACCATTCCCGGAATCACCAATGCGGAGATTTCCCGTCAATCCGGGCAACCGGAACTGTGGATCCAGGTGGACAGGGCGAAGGCCGCGGCTCTGGGATTGAACATGGCCTCCATCGCGACCGCCATTCGCACCCAGGTATTCGGCTCCACCGCTTCGCTTTACCGCAAGGGCGGGAATGAATACGACATTTACGTCCGGCTGCGGGAACAGGACAGGGTGGGATTAAACGATTTGTCGGCCCTCCCCGTCATGTCGGTTACAGGCAAGCAAATTCCCCTGTCCAATTTTGCTTCCATCATCGAAGAACGAGGCCCGGTGGAACTGGACCGCAAAAATCAATCCCGTGTGGTCACCGTAAGCTCCAATATTTACGGGCGCAAATTAGGACAGGTTACAACCGATCTCAAAAAACAACTGGCTACCATTACGGTTCCGCCCGGTGTGGAAATTAAGTTTGCCGGATCCATTGAGCAACAGCGGAAATCGTTTCAAACCCTGGGCTGGGCCCTTATTGTAGGATTTTTGCTTGTGTATCTCGTCATGGCCGCCCAATTCGAATCGTTTATCGATCCGTTTATCATTATGTTTTCCGTACCATTCGCCATTATCGGCGTGCTGTGGGCGCTTTTTCTCACAGGCCTGAGCCTGAATGTCAATTCCCTTTTTGGGATGGTCATGCTTACCGGAATTGTGGTCAATAACGCCATTGTACTTATTGATTATGTGAATATTCTGCGGGGCCGCGGAAAAGCCCTGCGCACAGCCATTCTGGAAGCCGGACGCACCCGGCTCCGGCCGGTTCTGATGACGGCCTTCACCACTATTTTCGGACTTCTTCCCATGGCACTGAGCCGCGGAGAAGGCTCCGAAACATGGGTGCCCCTGGCCGTGGCCGTAATCGGCGGACTTTTGGTTTCTACGCTCATTACGCTTGTCTTTGTACCGACCCTGTATGCCGTTGTGGAGTCGAAATTACGAGGAAAACGAACCTTTCACCGCCTGGAGGAAATATGA